Proteins from one Deltaproteobacteria bacterium genomic window:
- a CDS encoding PPOX class F420-dependent oxidoreductase: protein MDSSKSKSAALITEAHSDILRSLPIGHLATIRPDGQLSVNPVAIIWDGVHVRVSTIKSRQKCRNLRRDPRVAISIPHRDDPSRYVEIRGTAELSDDADRSFVNSVAKAYLGVDEYPFDRPGEERVVITIHAEHVSAPKIPLAGVPPEARDAARRGGGK from the coding sequence ATGGATTCCTCGAAGTCGAAAAGTGCAGCGCTCATTACCGAGGCTCACAGTGACATCCTGCGCAGCCTGCCGATCGGCCACCTGGCGACTATACGGCCGGATGGCCAGTTGTCGGTCAACCCGGTGGCAATCATTTGGGACGGCGTTCACGTGCGCGTGAGCACGATCAAGTCGCGCCAGAAATGCCGCAACCTGCGCCGTGATCCGCGCGTGGCGATATCAATCCCGCACCGGGACGATCCCAGCCGCTACGTTGAAATCCGTGGCACCGCCGAACTCAGCGACGATGCCGATCGGTCGTTTGTGAACTCGGTGGCGAAAGCCTACCTGGGAGTCGACGAATACCCGTTCGACCGCCCGGGCGAAGAGCGAGTTGTGATCACGATTCATGCCGAGCATGTGTCGGCACCAAAGATCCCACTGGCCGGTGTACCGCCCGAGGCGCGCGATGCCGCCCGGCGCGGCGGCGGCAAGTGA
- a CDS encoding gamma-glutamylcyclotransferase: MARRPRSQTRVKSGGQRPARLFVYGTLRDAERLAAVIGAASAWRQLGAATIRGRLYDLGPYPAARPGRNPSERVRGVVFEFADGAAALLPLDEYEETVATGLYARRRTRARLAAGRTLAAWFYVYRRPVRGLPRIASGDWSQRR, encoded by the coding sequence ATGGCGCGCCGGCCACGGTCGCAAACGCGGGTGAAGAGCGGCGGGCAACGGCCCGCGCGGCTGTTCGTTTACGGCACCCTGCGAGACGCCGAGCGGTTGGCGGCGGTCATCGGCGCGGCTTCGGCTTGGCGGCAGCTCGGAGCGGCCACGATCCGCGGGCGGTTGTACGACCTCGGCCCCTACCCTGCCGCGCGGCCTGGCCGCAATCCGTCGGAGCGGGTCCGCGGCGTGGTATTCGAATTCGCCGACGGCGCCGCAGCTCTGCTGCCGCTGGATGAGTACGAGGAAACGGTTGCGACCGGCCTCTACGCCCGCCGGCGCACCCGCGCTCGGCTGGCGGCCGGCCGCACGCTCGCCGCCTGGTTTTATGTCTACCGCCGCCCCGTACGCGGGCTGCCGCGCATCGCCAGCGGAGATTGGTCGCAGCGCAGATGA
- a CDS encoding glutathione S-transferase, translating to MNYPILWHFPISHFNEKVRWALDFKRVPHLRRALGPSYLFKAWWATGRATLPVLILDGKAIGDSSRIIAALEQRHPNPPLYPDDEAARARALALEDFFDEEVGPALRTAIVGQALATEPDVAQAVLTTGMGESAQRAIRLAFPLFHPFYRLRHKISSASMAAAPAKIQAGMDRIVAELQPSGYLAGDSFTVADLTAAAIMSPMVLPPELEYAPPPPLPQILVDYRNRFAGHPAFQWVLEMYRRHRGASAELRP from the coding sequence ATGAACTACCCGATACTCTGGCATTTCCCGATTTCTCATTTCAACGAGAAGGTTCGCTGGGCGCTCGATTTCAAGCGCGTGCCGCACTTGCGACGGGCGCTCGGGCCGAGCTACCTGTTCAAGGCCTGGTGGGCCACCGGGCGGGCAACGCTTCCCGTGCTCATTCTCGACGGTAAGGCAATCGGTGACTCCAGCCGGATCATCGCCGCCCTCGAGCAGCGCCACCCGAACCCGCCCCTTTACCCCGACGATGAGGCGGCGCGCGCCCGCGCACTCGCACTTGAGGACTTCTTCGACGAGGAGGTCGGCCCCGCCTTGCGCACTGCGATCGTCGGACAGGCACTGGCCACCGAGCCCGACGTGGCGCAAGCGGTGCTCACTACCGGCATGGGCGAGAGTGCTCAGCGCGCCATTCGTCTCGCGTTCCCTCTGTTTCACCCGTTCTACCGCTTGCGCCACAAGATCAGCTCCGCCAGCATGGCAGCTGCTCCCGCTAAGATCCAAGCCGGCATGGATCGCATCGTCGCCGAGCTGCAACCCAGCGGCTATCTCGCGGGCGACAGCTTCACCGTCGCCGATCTCACCGCTGCCGCAATCATGTCACCTATGGTATTGCCGCCGGAGTTGGAATACGCGCCGCCACCGCCGCTACCCCAGATCCTGGTCGACTACCGCAACCGATTCGCTGGGCACCCCGCCTTCCAGTGGGTGCTTGAAATGTACCGCCGCCATCGCGGCGCATCAGCCGAGCTCCGCCCCTGA
- a CDS encoding vanadium-dependent haloperoxidase, translating into MAFARPLPSHSTNGDEARYPNRIGNYSKGLPHNSLGEVDAAAYDALLAAAASGRPADFEAVPVAGTVKLANPQGGLAFDLEGPDSLACAQSPPPRFDSAEIAGEMVELYWMALTRDINFSDYATSADIASACDDLSHLSDFRGPTEAAEVTPATIFRGLTPGDLVGPLLSQFLLKDFSYGSLPVSQRQRTLVPGADYLTDFAAWLANQNGTPPATALQFDTTTRYIRNLRDLARYVQADAPYEAYLNACFILFALGVPAKAGNNPYKGSHSQAGFVSFGGPHILGLIAEVATRALKAVWYQKWFVHRRLRPEEYAGRVHVHASSQADYPIHDDVLKSSALSRVQSRYGTALLPMAYPEGCPAHPAYGAGHNAIAGAGVTMLKAWFQEDFVVPNPVVPTADGTALQSYSGSDAGQLTVGGELNKLAGNIAAGRNAGGVHWRSDYLESLILGETVAIGILEEQKLTFNEAHTFTFTKFDGTTITI; encoded by the coding sequence ATTGCATTTGCTCGCCCACTGCCAAGCCATTCCACCAACGGCGACGAAGCGCGCTATCCCAACCGCATCGGCAACTACTCTAAGGGCCTGCCGCATAACAGCCTCGGTGAGGTCGATGCGGCAGCCTACGACGCCCTGCTCGCGGCCGCCGCCAGCGGCAGGCCGGCCGACTTCGAGGCCGTTCCAGTTGCCGGCACGGTGAAGCTGGCGAATCCGCAAGGCGGCTTGGCCTTCGACCTCGAAGGCCCCGACAGTCTCGCCTGCGCGCAGTCGCCGCCGCCGCGCTTCGATTCCGCGGAAATCGCCGGCGAGATGGTGGAGCTGTACTGGATGGCGCTGACCCGGGACATCAACTTTTCCGACTACGCCACCAGTGCAGACATCGCGAGCGCCTGCGATGATCTGTCTCACCTCTCGGATTTCCGTGGCCCGACGGAAGCTGCGGAGGTAACGCCGGCCACCATCTTTCGCGGCCTAACGCCCGGTGACCTCGTCGGCCCGTTGCTGTCGCAGTTCCTGCTCAAGGACTTCTCTTACGGCTCCTTGCCGGTCAGTCAGCGGCAGCGCACGCTGGTGCCAGGTGCCGACTACCTGACCGACTTCGCCGCCTGGCTTGCAAATCAGAACGGGACGCCGCCGGCGACAGCGCTGCAGTTCGACACCACCACCCGCTATATTCGCAACCTGCGCGATCTCGCGCGCTACGTCCAAGCCGACGCGCCGTACGAAGCGTACCTCAATGCGTGCTTCATTCTCTTCGCTCTGGGCGTACCGGCCAAGGCCGGGAATAACCCGTACAAGGGCTCGCACAGTCAAGCTGGGTTTGTCAGCTTCGGCGGCCCGCACATTCTGGGGCTGATAGCGGAGGTGGCCACGCGCGCGCTGAAGGCGGTGTGGTACCAGAAGTGGTTCGTGCACCGGCGCCTGCGCCCCGAGGAGTACGCCGGCCGCGTCCACGTGCACGCAAGCAGTCAGGCCGACTATCCGATCCACGACGACGTGCTGAAGTCGAGCGCGCTGAGCCGCGTGCAAAGCCGCTACGGCACGGCGTTGCTGCCGATGGCGTATCCCGAAGGTTGCCCGGCGCATCCCGCGTACGGCGCCGGGCACAACGCCATCGCCGGCGCCGGCGTAACGATGTTGAAGGCGTGGTTTCAGGAAGACTTCGTCGTTCCGAATCCAGTGGTTCCGACCGCTGACGGGACGGCGCTGCAATCGTACTCCGGTTCGGATGCCGGGCAGCTAACCGTCGGCGGCGAGTTGAACAAGCTGGCGGGCAACATCGCGGCCGGGCGCAACGCCGGCGGCGTGCATTGGCGCAGCGACTACCTGGAGTCGCTCATCCTCGGCGAGACGGTCGCGATCGGCATTCTCGAAGAACAGAAGCTGACGTTCAACGAAGCCCACACGTTCACCTTCACCAAGTTCGACGGCACCACGATCACGATCTAG
- a CDS encoding isoprenylcysteine carboxylmethyltransferase family protein — MHSSAGERPLLWPLIGTTVFVLFVGPGPVIVLVPYLLTGWNLAPAFFGWETTRWLGVVTCLAAAPLLANALVGFVRRGQGTPAPVAPPRHLVVAGVYRYVRNPMYIGVLAMIVGQGVFLASVVVLLYAAGVALAFHLFVVLYEEPALRRKFGDNYRAYCKQVPRWLPRWRAAGLQ; from the coding sequence ATGCACAGCTCGGCTGGCGAGCGCCCGTTGCTGTGGCCGCTGATCGGCACGACCGTGTTCGTGCTCTTCGTCGGACCCGGGCCGGTGATCGTGCTGGTGCCCTACTTGCTGACGGGCTGGAACTTGGCGCCCGCGTTCTTCGGCTGGGAAACCACGCGCTGGCTCGGTGTGGTGACGTGCCTGGCCGCCGCGCCGCTGCTCGCCAACGCCTTGGTGGGCTTCGTGCGCCGTGGGCAAGGCACTCCGGCACCGGTGGCGCCGCCGCGGCACCTGGTGGTGGCGGGGGTTTACCGCTACGTACGCAACCCGATGTACATCGGTGTGCTGGCGATGATCGTGGGCCAGGGCGTGTTCTTAGCCAGCGTTGTTGTGTTGCTCTACGCCGCGGGCGTAGCGCTCGCCTTTCACCTTTTCGTGGTGCTTTACGAAGAGCCGGCCTTGCGCCGTAAATTCGGCGACAACTACCGCGCCTACTGCAAACAAGTACCGCGCTGGTTGCCGCGCTGGCGTGCCGCCGGCCTGCAATAG